The sequence below is a genomic window from Ochrobactrum quorumnocens.
CAAAATTTACACCAACCCGTCAGGCGGGCAACTGCAGCCCAGCTAACATGACAACACCCGAAAATCTGCATAGTCATGTCCGCACTGAGGGTGGCAGACGAATAGAAGGCACCTTAGGATCATCCTCTAATCAAATTTTCTGGAGCCGCGTTTTCGAAGGTCTGCAGGACTTTTGCGAATGCTGAAAGACGGCTGTCAGGAGCGGACTAATATCATGTCAGTCAGAATAAAGAGAAGATCATCAGGCCGGCGAACACTATAAGCAGCACGATGTAAAACGGACGAAATAGATAGAAACGCTGCCAATTCGTGAGGCCGAGAGCATTGATGTAAACGCGCTCATCAAGCTTCAGATTGTCCGCGCCACTATCGACGGAAAAATCATCGCCGTTCCTCTTATAAAATCGGTACTCCTTGATCTGCGCGACAATCTGGTGAGCCGCCAGAAGAATGACCGCCACAAACGCGGCTGAAAAAATCAAGAATTCCAATAATAGCATAACTCGAAAACGCCTCTTTAATTCGCAGGGCAGGGATAAATAGCAGCCAGCGTCTCAATCACCAATGTCGATGCTCTCTTTGTAAGACGCTCCGGCGTGACGCTTCGAAGATGCGTGTATACGCGATCTGTAAGCTCATGGGGGAGAACCGATCCGGCCCCACACCAGCCCGTCCCGCTGGTAGCATCAGCCACCCCAGCGATATAAGCACTACCGCGAGCGCCCGACGTGATACGACCAGCCTCACTCTGCAGAGCGCCATCATCGAACTTTCCTTCGAGCGCCTTGACCAACTCAGTCCCGTTGATGATCCAGTCGCGGGCCTGATCGTTGTCAGATTCTGCCGATGCAACATTGATGGCCAAACCTATCGACAGTATAGCCGCCGGAAAAGTTGCCCGCAATCGGTACGCTGCTCTCATCTTCCGCTCCGTTGATCTGGCGGCACCGGCGCTGCTCGAACGCAGGCGGTTATCGACGTGAATGACCCAATGCACGCTGGAACGCACAACATCAGATCGTGTATCGCTCATAGGCTTCGAGCAGAAATTGCTTGCCTTTCTTGGTCAAGCGCGACGCGTCAACGAATACGGAAAACGAGTCGGACTGATCCCGCATATTGTCGATTTGGGCGATCATATTTTTGCTCCCGAACACGACGTGAAAGCGCTCGCCAGCGGGCAACCAAACAAATAGCGGGCTTGGGGAGAACTCCAGAATGACGTCCTCATGGAAAACTTGAAAAAGACTGTCCCATGCGCAAACCGGATCGCTGCTGGTGGTTTTCTCCGGCTGCTTGCCGAACTCGGCATGATGGATCAAGACGGACCATCCGGGGATTCCAGCAATCCTTGCCAAGGCAAGGAACGCAGCCCTATCGAGAACATCAGGGAACACCCGAGATTTGAGCCCGCGTACCAGAAGGAACGCAGGGCGCAGAAGGCGCTTCTCATCGAGCGCGTCATCAAACAGCGTATCCACTATATTGCACCATACATCTTTGACAGCGTTTACCGCAAAACTCCCCAAGACCGTCTCAAAACTCCGGGGGCCTGACAATCCCGCTTCGATCTTCACACGATCTATGGATCTGCTTCAATCATTCTCGAAGCATTCAGCGCGATTGGCGCGGCTGTTACTTCACCGTACCATCGAGATAGAGGTCTTCACCTCGCTGCAGCGGCGTGAAAATGAAGTCGTCTTTTCTGAGAAAGCAGTTGAACCAGCCTAAAAGATCATCTTTGGTCGACGAGTTGCGATATCCGATCAGCTTGACGGTCAGGGGAGCACTAAAGGCTATGTCAAAGGCAGTGGCGAACTGAGTGGTGCCTGAAAGCTGAACTGAAAACATGTCACCACCGTCGTGAAGGATGGAAATTTCCGCACGAGCGAAAAACTCATCGCTGTAGGTGGTGATAAGACCTGGGGCTTCCCACCAATCCTCACTCGTCAAAGCGTTTCGAGTTCCTTCGCCCTGGAAGTCGGCCCGGATTTCCTGGAGGCTGCGATAGTCACGGTTCTCGAAGCGCTTCAACGGTATTTTGAGCCACTGTGTATCCAGTCCCGGGTTCAACCACTGAGAGACGTCATCCTCGGGGTCATTGTCGGGATCGAAGAAGAATTTCGGAGATTTCACTTCCAAATCTAGCACAACGTAGTCCTCCAGCTCCTGACCAGGCCAAGATCCACTTGAGGCCCGCAAGGTGATGCGTGGCTCTTCGACTGGAAGGTCGAGCGGATAGCTCTGATAAACAAGCTTAAAATGTCCCATTCGGTTCCCCGGTCTGAAAATTCATTGTGGATTCCTGAAGATAGCGGTTGATAGTATACTTTACTAGGGCACGTCTTTCTGCAACAGACCGCTCGCAATTGCTGCTTCCGCGAGAAGCAGTCGATGATTATGTGGGACCGGACAACCCGGTCCGCTTCATCGAGACCTTCGTTGGCGGCCTCGATCTCCAGGCTGCCGGCTTCGTGCGGGTTGTCAGCTTGAAGTGCTCAGGCCCCTCTCCACCCAATTGCGAGGCGCACTGACAATGTCGCCTCTCGAGGGCATTATGAAAGAATGAAGCTTCGCGAGTTCGTTGCCGACAATTGGTCGTGGTTGCAGGAATAGTTCAAGGACAAGCTCCTAAATGTGCCGCAGCAACAGCAGTTTCGGCTTCCACCACCAGATAACCGCAAAACGGATTTTTGGCTTTCGCTATGCTCTGCTTCATCACACGCGTTGTCTTCCCCATCATAACACCGCGTCGATCCTGACGATGCGATGCCGCACTACGAGCCTTTGCATCGGGACTTCGGCAAGATCGAGTGACGAGCCAACGGATTACGGCAGAGTTCCCGGATCGGGCAAAGGCCGTGGGGACTTCAGTTAGGGAAGCAGCCGCCCTATTCGCCGTCGGAAAAATTCCCGCCTCCCCTCACCGGGCGGCCTTGGCGGTGCGATCATCTGTTGACAAGCTGACGCCGCCATTACGCACCACGCGCACCGTGCTATTCTTCTGGCGTGCCATTAGACAGGCCAGCATGAGATTCCGATCCCATCTGCGAACGCAGCTCGGTTCTGGTTTGGCAGAGCCTTTCGGTGGCTCTGATTGGAATTTCTATCGGCATAGGTAAACGGGGCAAATTTGGTAGCCAAGATCCTGTTTCTGATTCACAGTCAAGAACATTCCATGTAGCGCCCCTCGAAATTTAGGGGGCTCATTTACACGACCGACTAACCATCAACAAAGATCTCAGAACGTTCATTAGTCGTCGTCAAGGTCAGTCGATTGCGATCAATCTCAATCTGCTAATGCAGTCTGGAGGCCGGTATCAGCTTCGCAACCCGGGCGGCTCAAGTCATTTTCAGGTGACATTTTGATGAGCTTGCGCCCGTCAGCAATTCCGAGAGCTTCATTGAATAATGCCTGTACCGGGACAATCAGTCCGATAGCAAGTAAAAACAGGACCACGGCCGTTTTGATGGATTTGCTGTCCTGCCAATCCAGAGCAAGCAACATCGATCCAATGGTCAGCGAACCAGCTGAAATAAGAAAAAATAACAGTGAAAAAATAAACAGTAAATTCTGACTAAAGAAGGGGGATCTTATTGTGGTGACGAACCACTTATTCTCGAGCTTAATAACGCGATAAGCACGAACGAAACGCTTTACTGCATTGGCTGGGTCGTAACGATGGCTAAGAACACAGTCGATTTCCCGCACGTCTGGAGCGATTCCGAACAGCTCTTTAAATCTCAGCTGTTTTTCCAGAACTGTCATATCGCTGAAAGTCTTGTCGTATTCGATGAGATTTTGATCACGTGAGCTCCTATGCGTCAAACGGGAGTTTATGAAACCAATTAATCCCCCGAAACAAATCAGCATCATGCTCACCAGCAACAAGGAAAGGCCTGGTATCAGCGGATTGATGTCATTACCCGCTAGTCTTTTAAAAGGCGCGAAGCCAACGATACTAGCAATGCCTGAAATAAGACAAAGCGCGCCGGTGTAATTAAGAATTTCTTTCAAACCAAGACGGGTCTTAATAGCTTCAGCAATCAAGGCAAAGTTATACATGGCGGTCCAAAGTAGGGTCTATAGTGACAAGGAAACAAAACTATTCGTGCAAAAACGTCTATACCGAGGATAACGTGATTGGAATAGACTTTTCGCTTTAAAAAGCAGGTACCCCCCTAAACGCCTTGAAAGGAAGCGAACCGCCGGCCCCATTCACAACGTCGGTTAACAACCTAATTTAATTGGAGATTTCAGAGGTCAGTAGTTGTGCAAGCTATTCCCATCTCATATTTCCGAGTTGTGTGAATTTCAGCTCTCAGCATGATTAGATTGCCGGCTGTGCAAAATCTGAAATGATCCGCCTGCACGTTGCCGGTTTCGCAGACTCAAAACTGTCTGCTACATACTTGTCTTCGGAGGCGTTTGAACACGCCAAGTGCGAGGTGAAGCGCCGTGTCTGTAACGAGAAACGATCACTACGTCCCGCAATGGCATATTGTTGCAGGTTGCTGGATTTTCGCGACAAAGAAGCTGATGGGATGAGAGTGAAAAACGATAAATTGGAAATTCCAGTTGAGGCATCCAGCGCCCTTTCGATTGTTAAAAATTGCTTTGGGACTGCGCTTTTAGGCGTCTACCTACATGGCTCGGCGGTGAGTGGTGGCTTGCGTCCAAACAGTGACGTAGATTTGCTCGCGATCGTCAGTCGGCCAACGACGCATGCGGATCGCAAACGCCTTGTGACCGAACTGCTGAGCGTTTCCGGCCGGTATCCTCACGACGACGCCGGCCGGCGTCCTCTCGAACTAATAGTCTTTAATCGCGCGGACCTTGCGACATCCGCTTATCCGGCCCGCAGTGAGTTTGTCTATGGCGAGTGGTTGCGGGATGCATTCGAGACTGGTGAGGTGCCCGAGCCAGTGTCAGACCCCGAATTTACTCTGTTGCTGGCACAGGCCCGGCAGGAAGCGCGAGCATTGATCGGACCCGATCCCGCCGAACTACTGCCGGTCATTCCTGAATCCGACATACGCCGGGCGATTGGGGACGCGCTTCCCTCGCTGCTCGGTACACTGGAAGGCGACGAGCGCAACGTTCTGCTGACCCTCGCGCGCATGTGGCGGACGTTGGTCACGGGAGAGTTTGTCCCAAAGGATGCTGCTGCTCAATGGGCGATGCCTCGCCTCCCCGATATCGCTGCAACACTGCTGGCTAGTGCGAGAGAGGGATATTTGAGCCGGACGGCCTATGATTGGTCGGTTCGACGGATAGAAGCCAGACGGGTGGCCGATGAGTTGGGCGAACGCGTGGCGGCTCTCCTGTCGCACAATTCCTGCAGACTGTCTAAAAACCCGGACTAGTGTCGACGATCTGCATGAGTTCGATACGATTTCCAAAAGGGTCGTTTACATACTTCCGTATATGCCCCTCCAGTGGTTCGTCGGAAACGGTTGTGAACCCGGCACTCTCCAAGAGTGCGCATAAATTGGAGAGGTCATCAACGACGACCCCGGGGTGAGTCTTTCTGGCTGGGGAAAAATTCGCGTCTACGCCAAGGTGCACTTTGACGCTACCGCTTTCGAACCAGCATCCTCCTCGGGCGTCGAGGTTTGGGGGTTTGGTCACTTCGGACAGACCTAGCCGTCCCTGGTAGAATGCTCTGGCGGCAGATTCCTGTCCTGCGGGCATTGCCAGTTGGATGTGGTCAATTCTTTGAATCGTCATTTTCTGTTCCGATTGCTTTGACCGGGGATTCATCTGATCGCCGTTGTGGCTTACAATAGATCATGGCTCATCTTTCAGGAACAGATCGCGTGCAACTGCTGCTTCTGCCGGAAGCGGTTGATGATTACGTAGGGCCCGGCAACCCGGGCCGCTTCATCGAGGCTTTCGTGGATGGCCTCGATCTTGCTGCCGCAGGCTTTGTGCGTGTGACTGCGAAGGAGACCGGTCGTCCGGGTTATGATCCGGCCGACCTTTTGAAGTTATATGTTTACGGCTACATCAATCGCGTCCGGTCGAGCCGGCGGCTGGAGGCTGAGACCCACCGCAATATCGAGGTGATTTGGCTGCTGCGGCACTTGAAGCCGGACTTTCGCACCATCGCCGATTTTCGCCGTATGAACCGGTCGGCCTTCAAGCAGGTGTTCCGTGAGTTCGTTATCCTTTGTCGGCAGCTCGATCTGTTCGGGCGGGAACTGCTGGCAGTGGACGGCACGCGCATCAAAGCTGTCAACAACAAGGATCGCAACTTCACACGGGGAGCGTTGACGAAGTTCATCCGCGAAGCCGACGAGAAGCTGGCCGATTACGTGAAGAGGCTCGATGAGTGCGACGCGGACGAAGACAAGATGACCAGCAGCGGCTCTGATCGCGGCGATGGCAAACTTGCGGAGAAGTTCGCAGCCATCGAAGGCAAGCGTGACCGTCACAAGGCACTGCTGGATGAACTGGACAAGACCGGCGAGGACCAGATCTCGCTGACCGATCCGGATGCGCGGGCCATGGCCCGTATGACCAAGGTCGGCGTCGGCTACAACATCCAGCTCGCCGTTGATGTGAAGCACAAGCTGATCGCCGAGCAAGAGGTCTGCAATCAGGTGCTGGACATGGGGCTTCTCGCGCCGACGGTCAAGGCGGCGATGGACACGCTCGGCGTCGACAGGATCGAGGCGGTGGCGGACCGGGGCTACTTCAAGATCGAGGATATCGAAGCCTGCGAGAGAGCCGGCATCACCGCCTATGTGCCCAAGCCGATCCGCGGTCCGGCCGTGGCCGAAGGTTTCTTCTCTAAGGAGGAATTCCGCTACGACCCGGACAAAAACATTTACCGTTGCCCAGCTGACCAGGTGCTGTCCCCCCGTCACTTTGGCAAGTCACGCGACAATGTGAAGATCGACCACGTCAACCGCGACGCTTGCAAGGCGTGCAGCCTGCGCGAACGCTGCACCCAAAGTTTCCGTCGCGTATCGCGCCTTGAGAACGAGGCCGTCCTCGATCGCATGGCGCAGCGTCTTGTCGCCCGGCCCGACATTCTGGATCGGCGGCGCGAAAGCGTCGAACATCCCTTCGGGACAATAAAACAGTGGATGTATCAGGGTGCGTTCCTGATGCGAAGGCTGGAAAACGTCCGGGGGGAGTTCAGCCTAACGGCGCTCGCCTACAACATCAGACGAGCCATCACCCTTGTCGGCGTTGCGGGCCTGATCGCCGCCCTGCGCACCGTTCTGAATAAAATAGCGTATTCAAAAACTTTCAATAACGCCCTCTCAGGGCTGCTGGGCATCGAAATCCAGAAAATCTCGAACCCACAGAGTTCCGGCACTGGACAGCGCATGTCATCATTCATTCAAAGAGTTTTTAGACGCTTTGCCTGAGTTTCGAGGCGTCGCAAAATTCAGCGAATCGTGCCATGAAAGAATCGGGATTTCTGCGACGATTCAGCAAAACAGTTGTATTCTTAGGCCGAGGAAGAGGGATGCAATGTGCATGCGAATGACGGTTATCAGCGGCATGTGCACTGCATTTGTGAATATTGGTGCAGCTACAGCGATGCCGGAGGATATGACGGTAGACCGCCTTCTCGCCATCTGCGAAGCTCCCGATGTACAAGCGGCGACGGTGAAAGGTGAAGAGCTCGGCTGGAAGCGCCTAACCGATGCAGAAACAGAGGAATGGCGCAATAATTTCGTCACCTATAATGGCGGTTCGGTGGAAGTCGTCGGATGGCGGCGGAAAACGGCAGGCCACGACGATTTGTTGTCGTTCTGGGCTGCCGTCGGTCCAAACGACCACAAAGCATGTTCCTATTCGACGGCGAGGTCCACCGGATTGCTGGATGCCTTTTCGGGGCCTCTAGGTGAGCCCGACATTCTCGACAGGCATGACGCGGCGATAAATGCTGGATTGTCGCGGAAATCCTGACTTTCCGCCGGGAACATCGCGGACTGGATTCGTGTGATCTACAACGCTATCTGGCAGGAACAAGGAAACAGATGAACAGACTAAAGATGTGGCATCCCTTTGCTGGTTCGATCTTCGCCGTTTCGATTGTGGCCACAACAGTGGCAGGAACGGCTTTCGTTCGAGCTGACGATGCATCGTCCAAGGACGGCGCGTGGGTAGCTAGAAAGTTCGATTTCTCAATGCCGGCGTTGAACTTCGAAAGCAGCGTTTCACGGGATGAGACAGTGGAGACCGTGCCAATGGAGCCAACTGAACCGGGAACCATCGGCAAGGTGAAGGTCATTGGAAAAATCGCGCCTGGGAAAGGCGATTTGAAGGTCGAGACGACCATGGTCGGCTACGAC
It includes:
- a CDS encoding aminoglycoside adenylyltransferase family protein, with translation MRVKNDKLEIPVEASSALSIVKNCFGTALLGVYLHGSAVSGGLRPNSDVDLLAIVSRPTTHADRKRLVTELLSVSGRYPHDDAGRRPLELIVFNRADLATSAYPARSEFVYGEWLRDAFETGEVPEPVSDPEFTLLLAQARQEARALIGPDPAELLPVIPESDIRRAIGDALPSLLGTLEGDERNVLLTLARMWRTLVTGEFVPKDAAAQWAMPRLPDIAATLLASAREGYLSRTAYDWSVRRIEARRVADELGERVAALLSHNSCRLSKNPD
- a CDS encoding VOC family protein — translated: MTIQRIDHIQLAMPAGQESAARAFYQGRLGLSEVTKPPNLDARGGCWFESGSVKVHLGVDANFSPARKTHPGVVVDDLSNLCALLESAGFTTVSDEPLEGHIRKYVNDPFGNRIELMQIVDTSPGF
- a CDS encoding Rap1a/Tai family immunity protein: MSDTRSDVVRSSVHWVIHVDNRLRSSSAGAARSTERKMRAAYRLRATFPAAILSIGLAINVASAESDNDQARDWIINGTELVKALEGKFDDGALQSEAGRITSGARGSAYIAGVADATSGTGWCGAGSVLPHELTDRVYTHLRSVTPERLTKRASTLVIETLAAIYPCPAN